One region of Streptomyces davaonensis JCM 4913 genomic DNA includes:
- the sodX gene encoding nickel-type superoxide dismutase maturation protease, which produces MPELSQETERGRPLLPFGPAEVTGPSMVPTLNHGDRLLVHYGARIRPGDVVVLRHPFQQDLLVVKRAAERREGGWWVLGDNAYAGGDSTDYGTVPAELVLGRVRARFRPRKTGQRSPFALALWVLSAVRPVLSDRSASRRLRAR; this is translated from the coding sequence ATGCCGGAACTGTCGCAGGAGACCGAACGCGGGCGGCCGTTGCTGCCCTTCGGACCGGCCGAGGTGACCGGGCCGTCGATGGTGCCCACGCTCAACCACGGGGACCGGCTGCTGGTGCACTACGGGGCCCGGATCCGGCCCGGTGACGTGGTCGTTCTGCGTCATCCGTTCCAGCAGGACCTGCTGGTCGTCAAGCGCGCGGCGGAGCGCCGCGAGGGCGGCTGGTGGGTGCTCGGGGACAACGCGTACGCGGGTGGGGACAGCACCGACTACGGGACGGTCCCGGCGGAGTTGGTGCTGGGCCGGGTGCGGGCCCGCTTCCGGCCGCGCAAGACGGGTCAGCGCTCGCCGTTCGCGCTGGCGCTCTGGGTGCTGTCCGCCGTCCGGCCGGTGCTCTCCGACCGGTCCGCCTCCAGGCGCTTGCGGGCGCGGTAG
- a CDS encoding class I SAM-dependent methyltransferase gives MTTSTGTDWQAWQESWDRQQEWYMPDREERFRIMLDMVEALVGPAPRVLDLACGTGSITARLLTRLPGATSTGVDLDPALLAIAEGTFAGDERVTFVTADLKDPDWTAKLPYDSYDAVLTATALHWLHSEPLAALYGQVAGLVRDGGVFMNADHMIDESTPRINAAERELRHARMDRAKSDGALDWAEWWQVAAKDPVLAAPTARRFEIYGEHADGDTPSAQWHARVLREQGFAEARPVWCSPSDTLLLALK, from the coding sequence ATGACGACCAGTACCGGAACCGACTGGCAGGCCTGGCAGGAGAGCTGGGACCGGCAGCAGGAGTGGTACATGCCCGACCGGGAGGAGCGCTTCCGGATCATGCTGGACATGGTGGAGGCGCTCGTCGGGCCCGCGCCCCGGGTGCTCGACCTGGCCTGCGGCACCGGCTCCATCACCGCCCGCCTGCTCACCCGCCTGCCCGGCGCCACCAGCACCGGCGTCGACCTCGACCCGGCGCTCCTCGCCATCGCCGAGGGCACCTTCGCGGGCGACGAGCGGGTCACCTTCGTCACCGCCGACCTCAAGGACCCGGACTGGACGGCGAAGCTGCCGTACGACTCCTACGACGCGGTGCTGACGGCAACCGCCCTGCACTGGCTGCACAGCGAACCCCTCGCGGCCCTCTACGGTCAGGTCGCGGGGCTGGTCCGCGACGGCGGTGTCTTCATGAACGCGGACCACATGATCGACGAGTCCACGCCCCGGATCAACGCCGCCGAGCGCGAACTGCGGCACGCGCGCATGGACCGGGCCAAGAGCGACGGCGCCCTGGACTGGGCCGAGTGGTGGCAGGTCGCCGCGAAGGACCCCGTCCTCGCCGCCCCGACCGCCCGCCGCTTCGAGATCTACGGCGAGCACGCCGACGGGGACACACCGTCCGCGCAGTGGCACGCGCGCGTGCTGCGCGAACAGGGCTTCGCGGAGGCCCGTCCGGTGTGGTGCTCCCCCTCGGACACCTTGCTCCTCGCGCTGAAGTAG
- a CDS encoding VOC family protein — protein MDIKLKNCFLAVDDHDKAIAFYRDVLGMEVRNDVGFEGMRWVTVGSPLQPDVDIVLEPPGADPGISPADREAMANLLAKGVLHGVNFTTDDCDALFARVREAGGDVIQEPMDQPYGVRDCAFRDPAGNMLRFMEPNS, from the coding sequence ATGGACATCAAGCTCAAGAACTGTTTCCTCGCCGTCGACGACCACGACAAGGCGATCGCCTTCTACCGGGATGTCCTCGGCATGGAGGTCAGGAACGACGTCGGGTTCGAGGGCATGCGCTGGGTGACGGTCGGTTCGCCGCTCCAGCCCGACGTGGACATCGTGCTGGAGCCGCCCGGCGCGGACCCCGGCATCTCCCCCGCCGACCGGGAGGCGATGGCCAACCTGCTGGCCAAGGGCGTACTGCACGGCGTCAACTTCACCACCGACGACTGCGACGCCCTGTTCGCCCGGGTGCGGGAGGCCGGCGGCGACGTCATCCAGGAGCCGATGGACCAGCCGTACGGCGTGCGCGACTGCGCGTTCCGGGACCCGGCCGGGAACATGCTGCGGTTCATGGAACCGAACAGTTGA
- a CDS encoding TetR/AcrR family transcriptional regulator — protein sequence MSTQPVSRRARPAKAPLSRDVIVRTGLDILDRDGLDALTMRRVAKELDTGPASLYVYVAHRDDLMAAMLDEALAPVPRAPLPAEGGWRARLHALIGAAIEAMSRHEGLAQVALGAIPTGDNALLVVDRMLALLKEGGLDDTTAAWAVDLLYLHIAAAAAEQSTYDTKSAGEEATVAAADRRYAALPADRYPMVTALRGPLLSPGDRDTWGVDVLLTGILHTPAS from the coding sequence ATGAGCACGCAACCGGTCAGCCGCCGCGCACGGCCCGCCAAGGCGCCCCTCAGCCGCGACGTCATCGTCCGTACCGGCCTGGACATCCTGGACCGCGACGGCCTGGACGCCCTGACCATGCGCCGCGTCGCGAAGGAACTCGACACCGGACCGGCCTCGCTCTACGTCTACGTCGCCCACCGCGACGACCTGATGGCGGCCATGCTCGACGAGGCCCTGGCCCCCGTCCCGCGGGCACCGCTGCCCGCCGAGGGAGGCTGGCGCGCCCGGCTGCACGCCCTCATCGGTGCCGCGATCGAGGCCATGAGCCGCCACGAGGGGCTCGCGCAGGTCGCCCTGGGCGCCATCCCGACGGGCGACAACGCCCTGCTGGTCGTCGACCGCATGCTCGCGCTGCTCAAGGAGGGCGGCCTCGACGACACCACCGCCGCCTGGGCCGTGGACCTGCTCTACCTCCACATCGCGGCGGCGGCGGCCGAACAGAGCACCTACGACACGAAGTCGGCGGGCGAGGAAGCCACGGTCGCGGCGGCCGACCGCCGCTATGCCGCCCTCCCCGCCGACCGCTACCCGATGGTCACCGCACTGCGGGGCCCCCTGCTCTCCCCGGGCGACCGCGACACCTGGGGCGTGGACGTCCTGCTCACCGGCATCCTCCACACACCCGCCAGCTGA
- a CDS encoding SigE family RNA polymerase sigma factor, with protein MTRGAEAALHAFVEGRRTALFRSAYLLCGNRDEAEDLVQTTLVKVVLGARRHRRLDNLDAYARRTLVNTFISARRRFWRREHAYGELPDVPERLVDSDTGLMVRAALAGLAPKQRAVLVLRYWEDLSVAATAELLGMRESTVKSHTARGLAALRAAVREEHV; from the coding sequence ATGACGCGGGGCGCGGAAGCGGCTCTGCACGCCTTCGTCGAGGGCAGACGCACGGCGCTGTTCCGCAGCGCCTATCTGCTGTGCGGCAACCGCGACGAGGCGGAGGACCTCGTCCAGACGACGCTCGTCAAGGTCGTCCTCGGCGCGCGCAGACACCGGCGTCTTGACAACCTCGACGCCTATGCGCGCAGGACGCTGGTCAACACGTTCATCTCGGCCCGCCGCCGGTTCTGGCGCCGGGAGCACGCGTACGGCGAACTGCCGGACGTGCCCGAGCGGTTGGTGGACAGCGACACCGGACTGATGGTGCGGGCCGCTCTCGCGGGGCTCGCGCCCAAGCAGCGGGCGGTGCTGGTGCTGCGCTACTGGGAGGACCTCAGCGTGGCGGCCACCGCGGAACTGCTCGGGATGCGGGAGAGCACGGTCAAGAGCCACACGGCCAGGGGACTCGCGGCGCTGAGGGCCGCGGTGCGGGAGGAACACGTATGA
- a CDS encoding CGNR zinc finger domain-containing protein encodes MELAYYSDYAVRLVNSEDPARGKDSLTSVEAIRDLFGANQSAARRATDADVTRFRSVRARLRAVFEAADGGDETLSVDLLNSLLLEFPVSPQISGHDYRDDDGRPLWHMHLADHPSNVTAGYAAIAAMGLAFHLTEFGVDRLGLCEAAPCRNAYLDTSTNRSRRYCSDRCATRANVAAYRARKRLEADRSESTGRTADSTQSASANGER; translated from the coding sequence GTGGAACTGGCCTATTACTCGGACTACGCCGTACGTCTCGTCAACAGCGAGGACCCGGCCCGGGGCAAGGACTCGCTGACGTCGGTCGAGGCCATCCGCGACCTGTTCGGCGCGAACCAGTCGGCGGCCCGGCGCGCGACGGACGCGGACGTCACCCGCTTCCGCTCGGTGCGGGCCCGGCTGCGCGCGGTCTTCGAGGCGGCCGACGGCGGCGACGAGACCCTCTCCGTGGACCTGTTGAACTCACTGCTGCTGGAGTTCCCGGTCAGCCCGCAGATCTCCGGGCACGACTACCGGGACGACGACGGGCGCCCGCTGTGGCACATGCACCTCGCGGACCATCCGTCGAACGTGACCGCGGGCTACGCGGCCATCGCGGCGATGGGCCTCGCCTTCCATCTGACCGAGTTCGGCGTGGACCGGCTCGGCCTGTGCGAGGCAGCGCCGTGCCGCAACGCCTACCTCGACACCTCGACCAACCGGTCCCGGCGCTACTGCTCCGACCGCTGCGCCACCCGCGCGAACGTGGCCGCCTACCGCGCCCGCAAGCGCCTGGAGGCGGACCGGTCGGAGAGCACCGGCCGGACGGCGGACAGCACCCAGAGCGCCAGCGCGAACGGCGAGCGCTGA
- a CDS encoding SDR family oxidoreductase — protein MFLITGARGAVATHLADLLHRQGLPVRLGSARPDDLAPPDGVEAVRLDLTDPADFPAALAGVGSVFLYARPEGIADFVDHAVKGGVEHIVLLSSASVAGADAENDPLARSHLDVERALLASPLTTTVLRPGAFASNAGAWAWPIRSGQPISLPYPGAHSDPLHERDIAEAAHAVLTDPRHRGGHFTLSGPESLTFAEQIDQLAAALGRPVAVRHVTREQWKEEMSEYLPGHYADALLNWWESNDGKPVPLTEAVAELTGHPARPFTTWAADHVADFG, from the coding sequence ATGTTCTTGATCACCGGCGCCCGTGGCGCCGTCGCCACCCACCTCGCCGACCTGCTCCACCGTCAGGGCCTGCCCGTGCGGCTGGGCTCCGCGCGGCCCGACGACCTCGCCCCGCCCGACGGCGTCGAGGCCGTACGCCTCGACCTCACCGACCCGGCCGACTTCCCCGCCGCCCTGGCCGGCGTCGGCTCGGTCTTCCTCTACGCCCGCCCCGAAGGCATCGCCGACTTCGTCGACCACGCGGTCAAGGGCGGCGTCGAGCACATCGTGCTGCTCTCCTCGGCGAGCGTGGCCGGCGCCGACGCCGAGAACGACCCGTTGGCCAGGTCACACCTGGACGTGGAACGCGCCCTGCTCGCCTCGCCGTTGACCACCACGGTCCTGCGCCCGGGCGCCTTCGCCTCCAACGCCGGAGCCTGGGCCTGGCCCATCCGGTCGGGACAGCCGATCAGCCTCCCCTACCCCGGCGCCCACAGCGACCCCCTTCACGAGCGGGACATCGCCGAGGCCGCCCACGCGGTCCTCACCGACCCCCGACACCGCGGCGGCCACTTCACGCTCTCCGGGCCCGAGTCCCTGACCTTCGCCGAGCAGATCGACCAGCTCGCCGCCGCCCTGGGTCGCCCCGTCGCCGTCCGCCACGTCACCCGGGAGCAGTGGAAGGAGGAGATGTCCGAGTACCTCCCCGGCCACTACGCGGACGCCCTCCTCAACTGGTGGGAGTCCAACGACGGCAAGCCCGTTCCGCTCACCGAAGCCGTGGCGGAACTGACCGGCCACCCGGCCCGCCCCTTCACCACCTGGGCCGCCGACCACGTGGCCGACTTCGGCTGA
- a CDS encoding amino acid ABC transporter ATP-binding protein: MSSLPMVKAEGVHKSYGSIEVLKGIDLQVQTGEVFCLIGPSGSGKSTFLRCINHLEKINAGRLYVDGDLVGYRQKGDKLYELKDSEVALQRRDIGMVFQRFNLFPHMTAVENVMEAPVQVKGVSKSQARERARELLEKVGLGDKAGSYPTQLSGGQQQRVAIARALAMEPKLMLFDEPTSALDPELVGDVLDVMRDLAESGMTMVVVTHEMGFAREVGDNLVFMDGGVVVESGNPRDVLTDPQHERTKAFLSKVL; the protein is encoded by the coding sequence GCGTCCACAAGTCCTACGGCTCGATCGAGGTCCTCAAGGGCATCGACCTTCAGGTGCAGACCGGCGAGGTGTTCTGCCTCATCGGCCCGTCCGGCTCCGGCAAGTCGACGTTCCTGCGGTGCATCAACCATCTGGAGAAGATCAACGCCGGTCGGCTGTACGTCGACGGCGACCTGGTCGGCTACCGCCAGAAGGGTGACAAGCTGTACGAGCTCAAGGACAGCGAGGTCGCGCTTCAGCGCCGGGACATCGGCATGGTGTTCCAGCGGTTCAACCTGTTCCCGCACATGACGGCCGTCGAGAACGTCATGGAGGCGCCGGTCCAGGTCAAGGGCGTGAGCAAGAGCCAGGCCCGGGAGCGGGCCCGGGAACTGCTGGAGAAGGTCGGTCTCGGTGACAAGGCCGGGAGCTACCCCACGCAGCTCTCCGGCGGTCAGCAGCAGCGGGTGGCCATCGCCCGTGCGCTGGCCATGGAGCCGAAGCTGATGCTGTTCGACGAGCCGACCTCGGCGCTCGACCCGGAACTGGTCGGTGACGTCCTCGACGTCATGCGCGATCTGGCCGAGTCCGGCATGACGATGGTCGTCGTCACCCACGAGATGGGCTTCGCCCGCGAGGTGGGCGACAACCTCGTCTTCATGGACGGCGGTGTGGTGGTCGAGTCCGGCAACCCGCGCGACGTCCTGACGGACCCGCAGCACGAGCGGACGAAGGCGTTCCTCTCGAAGGTGCTGTGA
- the sodN gene encoding superoxide dismutase, Ni gives MLSRLFAPKVKVSAHCDLPCGVYDPAQARIEAESVKAVQDKMAANDDPHFQARATVIKEQRAELAKHHVSVLWSDYFKPPHFEKYPELHQLVNDALKALSAAKASTDPATGQKALDYIAQIDKIFWETKKA, from the coding sequence ATGCTTTCCCGCCTGTTTGCCCCCAAGGTGAAGGTCAGCGCGCACTGCGACCTGCCCTGCGGTGTGTACGACCCTGCCCAGGCCCGCATCGAGGCGGAGTCGGTCAAGGCCGTGCAGGACAAGATGGCCGCCAACGACGACCCGCACTTCCAGGCCCGTGCGACCGTCATCAAGGAGCAGCGCGCCGAGCTCGCCAAGCACCACGTGTCGGTCCTGTGGAGCGACTACTTCAAGCCTCCGCACTTCGAGAAGTACCCGGAGCTGCACCAGCTGGTCAACGACGCCCTCAAGGCCCTCTCGGCCGCCAAGGCGTCCACGGACCCGGCGACCGGTCAGAAGGCCCTGGACTACATCGCCCAGATCGACAAGATCTTCTGGGAGACCAAGAAGGCCTGA
- a CDS encoding helix-turn-helix transcriptional regulator, with protein MNTEDLVRLRRARDRMDREYTEPLDVTALARTALMSPGHFQRSFREAYGETPYGYLMTRRIERAKALLRRGDLSVTEVCMAVGCTSLGSFSSRFTELVGETPSAYRARSHEDSAAIPPCVVRRFTRPKRA; from the coding sequence GTGAACACCGAGGACCTGGTCCGGCTGCGCCGGGCGCGCGACCGGATGGACCGCGAGTACACCGAGCCCCTCGACGTCACGGCGCTCGCCCGGACCGCGCTGATGTCCCCGGGCCACTTCCAGCGCAGCTTCCGCGAGGCGTACGGCGAGACTCCGTACGGCTATCTCATGACGCGCCGCATCGAGCGCGCCAAGGCCCTGCTGCGGCGCGGCGACCTGTCCGTCACCGAGGTCTGCATGGCCGTGGGCTGCACCTCGCTCGGCTCCTTCAGCTCCCGCTTCACCGAACTGGTCGGCGAGACACCGAGCGCCTACCGGGCCCGCTCCCACGAGGACAGCGCGGCGATCCCGCCCTGCGTGGTCCGCCGCTTCACCCGGCCGAAACGCGCCTAG
- a CDS encoding VOC family protein, with amino-acid sequence MSIRWTYAFVDRPAVGFGAACDFWTAVTGTRLSELRGDQGEFVTLLPESGDACVKVQGVADGPGGAHLDFSVEDVAGFVKDALRTGADLVADHGDWAVLRSPAGQLFCAVPWSGESRRPPVVHGSRLDQVCLDLPPSNYDAEVAFWTALLPEWESRPGSLPEFHVLRPPAGLPIRILLQRLGEERPTSAHLDLACADIDATRTEHEALGAALVHRGAHWRVLRDPAGGVYCLTGRDPETGGLPG; translated from the coding sequence ATGAGCATCCGCTGGACGTACGCCTTCGTCGACCGGCCCGCCGTCGGCTTCGGCGCCGCGTGTGACTTCTGGACCGCCGTCACGGGCACCCGGCTCTCCGAACTCCGCGGTGATCAGGGCGAGTTCGTGACCCTGCTGCCCGAGTCGGGCGACGCCTGCGTCAAGGTCCAGGGCGTGGCGGACGGGCCGGGCGGCGCTCATCTCGACTTCTCCGTCGAGGACGTCGCTGGCTTCGTCAAGGACGCGCTGCGGACCGGGGCGGACCTGGTCGCCGACCACGGGGACTGGGCCGTACTGCGGTCGCCTGCCGGGCAGTTGTTCTGCGCGGTCCCTTGGAGCGGGGAGTCGCGCCGCCCGCCGGTCGTCCACGGCTCCCGCCTCGACCAGGTCTGCCTGGACCTCCCGCCTTCCAACTACGACGCCGAAGTCGCCTTCTGGACGGCCCTGTTGCCCGAGTGGGAGTCCCGCCCCGGCTCGCTCCCGGAGTTCCATGTGCTGCGGCCACCGGCCGGACTGCCGATCCGCATCCTGCTCCAGCGGCTCGGCGAGGAGCGGCCCACCTCGGCCCACCTCGACCTGGCCTGCGCGGACATCGACGCGACCCGCACCGAACACGAGGCCCTCGGCGCCGCGCTCGTCCACCGCGGCGCCCACTGGCGCGTACTGCGCGACCCGGCGGGCGGTGTGTACTGCCTGACGGGGCGGGATCCGGAGACGGGCGGGCTGCCGGGCTAG